Proteins from a genomic interval of Fusarium oxysporum Fo47 chromosome I, complete sequence:
- a CDS encoding uncharacterized protein (uncharacterized protein-domain containing protein), producing the protein MATSTEQYRQYPPPPSNYPAQDHQQQQYQQTAPVSPRKGSQNPPAHSRTFSFHSQKSHKSSGSKDLQETHAEKEAKRLHSKADPTLAISEAEPSAIAAMMTESSFAPLRSMQHKDAFGNSIADPDKSNPTRNRWERPLDTIRSFEAAIDGGYSRKSLYRAETDSQANWNRRNSSYNSQPRFPRDNYYNNRPVSFRPENQFENGSTRSNYFDGQAYSNGFGTGPSRQRMSRMQSEPQYQSGHDQNIYPLPHKDRSYETVTSAGGSGNSDHAGYQTDPTSSDNSSIDRTMPAKRREPLNEHASGSYQPQHPYQSRPWPASGSGVNNEGQPQVLPPSHSQPPTTQAQASIPPQKQKNTLLRRTSTQQSAHQPQQAANGDKRKSWFSRRFSKNS; encoded by the exons ATGGCTACCTCCACTGAACAGTATCGCCAATATCCACCGCCGCCGTCGAATTATCCGGCGCAggatcatcaacagcagcaataTCAACAGACTGCCCCGGTCTCGCCGCGCAAAGGTTCGCAGAATCCGCCTGCCCACAGCCGAACGTTCAGCTTTCATTCTCAAAAGTCGCATAAGAGCTCTGGTAGCAAGGACTTGCAAGAAACCCACGCCGAGAAGGAAGCGAAGCGTTTACATAGCAAAGCGGATCCCACGTTAGCCATAAGCGAAGCAGAGCCAT CTGCCATCGCTGCCATGATGACCGAGTCGAGTTTTGCCCCTCTGCGGTCCATGCAACACAAAGATGCCTTCGGAAACTCTATCG CGGATCCCGACAAATCGAACCCGACTCGAAACAGATGGGAGCGCCCATTAGACACTATTCGTAGTTTCGAGGCCGCAATCGATGGTGGTTACTCACGCAAGTCTCTCTACCGAGCGG AAACGGATTCACAGGCCAACTGGAACAGGCGGAATAGTTCTTATAACAGTCAGCCTCGCTTCCCTCGCGACAACTACTACAACAACCGCCCCGTTTCCTTTAGACCGGAGAATCAATTTGAGAATGGGTCTACCCGAAGCAACTACTTTGATGGGCAAGCTTATAGCAATGGCTTTGGCACTGGCCCATCTCGGCAACGGATGTCTAGAATGCAGTCTGAGCCACAGTACCAGAGCGGCCACGATCAGAATATCTATCCTCTCCCCCACAAGGACCGATCATACGAGACGGTGACTTCTGCTGGGGGTAGTGGCAATTCGGATCACGCAGGCTATCAGACAGACCCTACGAGCAGCGACAACAGCTCAATTGATCGGACGATGCCGGCTAAGCGCCGCGAGCCCTTGAATGAGCATGCGTCCGGCTCATATCAGCCTCAGCATCCATACCAGTCACGCCCTTGGCCAGCATCTGGTTCTGGTGTGAACAATGAGGGACAACCTCAAGTACTACCACCTTCGCATTCGCAGCCTCCTACGACACAGGCTCAGGCCTCAATTCCACCGCAGAAACAGAAGAATACCCTTTTGAGGAGGACATCAACTCAACAGTCGGCACACCAACCTCAGCAAGCAGCTAACGGGGACAAGCGCAAGAGTTGGTTTTCTCGCAGGTTCAGCAAAAACTCTTGA